DNA from Kitasatospora acidiphila:
GTTGCGGAAGTTCCGGTTGACCTCGAAGACCTTCTCGGCGCCGCCGACCACCAGCCGCTTGAGGTACAGCTCGGTGGCGATCCGCAGGTAGAGGTCGATGTCGTAGGCGTTGATGTGGGTGATGAACGGCCGGGCGTTGGCACCGCCGTGGATCGGCTGCAGCATCGGGGTCTCGACCTCGAGGTAGCCGCGGTCCTCGTAGGTGCGGCGGATCGAGCGGATCACCCGGGTGCGCAGCTGCAGCATCTCGCGCGCCTCGGGGTTGACGATCAGGTCGACGTACCGCTGGCGGACCCGGGCCTCCGGGTCGGTCAGGCCCTTGTGCTTGTCCGGCAGCGGGCGCAGGCACTTGGCGGTCAGCGCCCAGCTATCCACCATGATGCTCAGCTCGCCGCGCCGGGAGGTGATCACCTCGCCCTCGACGCCCACCTGGTCGCCCAGGTCGATGTCGGTCTTCCAGGCGGCCAGCCGCTCCTCGCCGAGCTTGTCGAGCGAGAACATCACCTGAAGGTCGCCGGAGCCGTCGCGCAGGGTGGCGAAGCAGAGCTTGCCGCCGGTGCGGGCCAGGATCACCCGGCCGGTGACGCCGACCCGCTCACCGGTCGCGACGTCCGGGGCCAGGTCGGGGTGCTTGGCGCGCAGGTCGGCGATGGTGGTGGTGCGGGGGAAGCCGACCGGGTACGGGTCGATGCCGGCGGCGCGCAGCCGCTCCAGCTTCTCGCGCCGCACGCGCATCTGCTCCGGAAGGTCGTCGGTCGCGGGAAGGCTGCTCTGATCGCTCACCTCACCAGAGTAGCGAGCGAGACTCAGTGCCCCGCCACCGGATTAACCGGGGTGGCGGGGCACTGCGGGGCACTGCGGGGTGCGCTCCCGGGAGCGGGTCAGGCGCGGGTGCCGGCCCTGCGGCGGCGGCCGGCGAAGAACAGCGCGCCGGCACCGAGCACCACGGCACCGCCACCGATGGCGGCGATCGGCGCGGCGTCGGAGCCGCCGCCGGTGAAGGCGAGCTCGCTGCCGGAGTTGCCGGCGCTGGTCACGGCCGGGTCGGTGGAGTCCTCGCTGGGACCGGTGGTGGTGGCGACCGGGATGGCGGTCGCGGACGAGGTGGCCGTGGCGGTGGGCGTCGGCGTGGGCGTGGGCGTGGGCGTGGGCGTGGGCGTGGGGCTCGGGTTGCCGACCGGCTGGGCACCCAGCGGGATGGCGATGGTGTTGTCGGCGAGGTTGTTGTCGAACGTCAGGGGGCCGTTGTTCGGGCCCGTGATCGAGATGGTCGCGGAGACGTTCGCGGACGGGTCGTCAACGAGGACCTTGGGGAAGGTGAAGAAGACGTGGGAGCCCTTCGGGAGCAGACCCACGACCTTGCACGTGTAACTGTTGAAGTCGTGCCCCTGCTCGCACCCCGGCTTCTGGATGTCGAGTGCGTGGACGCTCGGCGGCAGCTTCACCGTCACCTCCGCCAGCGCGTCCGAGCCGTTGCGGGAGAAGACCGTGGCCGGGCCGTCGTTGCCCAGGCCGAAGGAGAGCAGGCCCTGCTTGCCGCCGTCGGTGGGCGCCCAGCCGGCGACCGCGGCGAAGTCGGCGGTGTTGGCGACGTCGACCAGCGCCTGGGTGTCGGCCCCGTGGCCCAGGTCGGCCACCGGGGCGCCGGACGGCGTGCCCTCCGGCTTGCCCAGCGTCAGCCGGGGGCCGGTGCCCGGCGTGAAGTCGTGGAAGTTCCGCAGCAGGTTCTGGAGGTCGAGGTCGGTCCGGTCCGGATAGGCGCTGAAGCCGACGAACTCGTTGAGCGCGGTCGGGGCGGCGGTCAACCCGACCGGGTCGATGTGCGCGGTCTCACCGGGCTGGATGCCGCTGTCGATGGTGCAGAGCGCGAGCTGCGGGCTGAGTGCGGCCGGCCCGTCGGTGTGAGTGGCGGTGCCGTACTCGCAGTTGGAGTAGTGCTGGGCGAACTGCAGGCCGACACTCGGGTTGAACGTCACCACGGTCTGCCGGGTGGCGAGTTGGCCGTCGTTGGTGAGCGCGAAGCTCTCCTCGGCGGTGCCGCCGACCTTGATGTTCCGGTCCGGGGCGCCGGCGACCTGCAGCTTGCTGCCGCCGACCACCAGGGTCGCGTCGAAGTCGACGCTCGATCCCGTGGTGTCACGGGCCGTCAGGTGCAGCTTGGCCGAGGCGCCGAGGGCCGCGCCGGGCACGGCCTTGAACGGGATGGTCCGCAGCGACGCGCCGCCCGGGGTGGCCCACTCCGTGCAGCTGAGCCGGCTGCCCTGGACCGAGCAGCCGGACTGCGGGGTGCCGTACTGGGCGACCCCGGCCAGTGAACCGAGGTCGGCGGTCACGGTGACCTGGCTCACCGAGCCGCTGGTGGTCTCGCGGACGAAGACGTCCAAGTCGGCGGACGTGCCGTCCGGCGGCAGGGCCAGTACGGGCGCCGAG
Protein-coding regions in this window:
- the lysX gene encoding bifunctional lysylphosphatidylglycerol synthetase/lysine--tRNA ligase LysX, translated to MSDQSSLPATDDLPEQMRVRREKLERLRAAGIDPYPVGFPRTTTIADLRAKHPDLAPDVATGERVGVTGRVILARTGGKLCFATLRDGSGDLQVMFSLDKLGEERLAAWKTDIDLGDQVGVEGEVITSRRGELSIMVDSWALTAKCLRPLPDKHKGLTDPEARVRQRYVDLIVNPEAREMLQLRTRVIRSIRRTYEDRGYLEVETPMLQPIHGGANARPFITHINAYDIDLYLRIATELYLKRLVVGGAEKVFEVNRNFRNEGADATHNPEFTALESYEAYGDYDTQAELIRAIVINAAKDALGTTVVRGTDPHGVEHEIDLAEPWEEVSVYPGISARIGTEITPQTGVEELRRLCDAAGVPYEKEWGHGQIVLEMIERLLEENAIRPTFIKDYPTEVSPLTRQHRSVPGVAEKWDLVIFGTEIGTAYSELIDPVEQRARLTAQSLLAAGGDVEAMQVDEDFLRALEYAMPPTGGLGLGVDRLIMLLTGKNIRETVLFPLVKPESKGAAAAKADDADSEEE